The Comamonas testosteroni genome contains the following window.
AGACGCGGCGCGCAGCGGCTGTGGCGCAGCGCAGGCCTTTACACTGGCCCCATGCTATGGGTCAAAGCCTTTCACATCATTTTTGTCGCCAGCTGGTTTGCTGGTCTGTTCTACCTGCCGCGCATCTTTGTCAATATCGCCATGGTCACCCCGGGCTCTGTGGCTGAGCGCGAGCGCCTGCTGCTGATGGCGCGCAAGCTGCTGCGCTTCACCACCATGCTGGCCGTGCCCGCGCTGGGCCTGGGCCTGTGGCTGTGGCTGGGCTGGGGCTTCGCGGGTGGCTGGCTGCATGCCAAGCTGGTCGTGGTGCTGCTGGTCATCGGCTACCACCACAGCTGTGCCGTGCTGCTGCGCAAGCTGGCGGACAACACCTGTCATAAAAGCCATCGCTGGTTCCGCTTCTATAACGAAGTGCCGGTGCTGCTGTTGATCGCCGCCGTGATTCTGGTGGTGGTCAAGCCCTTCTGAATCTTGCGCTGAGAGTAGGAGGCGACTGTGTCCGATTCCGCGGTGCCGGTGATTTCCATGCGCCATACCTCGGCCTGGCCGCTGGCGCTGGTCTATGGCCTGCTCATCGTGTTTGCCAGCCTGTTCCCGTTCGACGGCTGGCGCGCCCAGGGGATTGATCCCAGCGTATTTCTGCTGGCCAGGATTCCGCCGCCGTACTGGACCTGGTTCGACGTCAATACCAATATCGTCGGCTATGCGCCGCTGGGCTTTTTTCTGGCGCTGGCCCTGATGCGTTCGGGCCAGCCCAGGCTGGCCGTGCCGCTGGCTTTTCTTGCCGGCACGCTGCTGTCGCTGTGCATGGAGTTTCTGCAGATCTATCTGCCGCGCCGCGTGCCGTCGAATCTGGATCTGGTGCTCAATGCAGGCGGTACCTTGATCGGTGCCCTGCTGGCTGCGCTGCTGGAGAGGCTGGGGGCTCTCTCGCGCTGGAGTGCATTTCGCAACCAGTGGCTGGGCGAGGGCGGTGCTGGCGTGCTGGTGCTGCTGGCGCTGTGGCCGTTTGCGCTGCTGTTTCCGGCGGCCGTGCCGTTTGGCCTGGGCCAGGTGCTGGAGCGCATCGACGATACCCTGCAGGACTGGTTGCTGAACACGCCGTTCGAGGACTGGTTGCCTCTGGGTGACTTCGCCATGACGCCGCTGTCGCTGGTGACGGAGATGCTATGCGTGATGCTGGGGCTGTGGATTCCCTGTCTGCTGGCCTACTGTGCCGTGCGCCATATGGGGCGCCGCGCGCTGGCCGGACTGCTGCTGGTGGCGGCAGGGGTAGGGGTGACGGCACTGTCGGCCGCGTTGAGCTGGGGTCCGGCCCATGCCTGGGAGTGGGTGGATCTGCCGGTGCGCCTGGGAGTCTGGGGCGGGCTGGGCCTGGCCGTGATTGCATTGCCTGCCTCGCGCCGCATGTGCGCCGTGCTATTGCTGCTGGTGCTGGTGCTGCATCTGAGCATCCTCAATCAGGCACCGACGAATGTGTATTTCGCCCAGACCCTGCAGGCCTGGGAGCAAGGCCGTTTCATCCGCTTCTACGGCCTGGGCCAATGGCTGGGCTGGCTCTGGCCTTACGTGACACTGGCGTATGTAGTGATTCGACTCTCGCGTCGCCAACAGCCTGCCTAGAATGAGCCACCATGAGCGACATCCAGAATCAAGGCCGGGCCGGTGGCTACTACCAGCGTCATATCTTCTTTTGCCTGAACGAGCGTCCCAACGGTGAGGACTGCTGTGCCCTGCATGGCGCCAAGGCAGGCTTTGACCACTGCAAGCGCAAAGTCAAGGAAGAGGGGCTGGCCGGCAAGGGGCAGGTGCGTGTGAACAAGGCCGGCTGCCTGGATCGCTGCGCCGGCGGCCCCGTGGCCGTGGTCTACCCCGAGGCCGTCTGGTACACCTTCATCGACGACAGCGATATCGATGAAATCGTCGAATCCCATCTCAAGAACGGCAAGGTGGTCGAGCGCCTTGTGCTGCCCGATAGCGTGGGCCGGTGATCTGGCTGCCCTGAGGTTTTTGGTCGCTCCGGCAGGCTTGCGGCAAGGCGGCTCTTGCCTGGTGCGACCTACTCAGGGCTTGCTGGTTCAGGAACTTTAAGCGTTTACAGGCGTCAGCCCAATTACAGCAAGCGCAAAAAGCTACAACTAGGATAGCAATCGTGAATTCCCAGACCGAACGACTGACGCTCACCGGCACCGCCGGTGCCATTGAGGCCCTGCGCGATGCACCGCAACTGGTCGAAGGCCAGAGCCCCAAGGGTGTGGCCATCATCGCCCATCCGCATCCGCTGTTTGGCGGCACCATGGACAACAAGGTGGTCCAGACACTGGCGCGTGCCTTTGTTCAGTGCGGCTATACGGCCGTGCGTTTCAATTTTCGTGGCGTGGGTGCCAGTGCCGGCGAGTATGACGCGGGCAAGGCCGAGCTGCAGGATTTGCTGGCCGTGGTGCAGCAGGTGGCTCCCGAAGGCCCGATTGCCCTGGCCGGTTTTTCCTTTGGCGCCTTTGTCACCAGCCATGCACTGGCCCAGCTCTGGGATCAAGGTCGAGTGCAGAAGGCCGTGCTGGTAGGCACCGCCGCCAGTCGCTTCGAAGTGGCGC
Protein-coding sequences here:
- a CDS encoding CopD family protein, which encodes MLWVKAFHIIFVASWFAGLFYLPRIFVNIAMVTPGSVAERERLLLMARKLLRFTTMLAVPALGLGLWLWLGWGFAGGWLHAKLVVVLLVIGYHHSCAVLLRKLADNTCHKSHRWFRFYNEVPVLLLIAAVILVVVKPF
- a CDS encoding VanZ family protein → MRHTSAWPLALVYGLLIVFASLFPFDGWRAQGIDPSVFLLARIPPPYWTWFDVNTNIVGYAPLGFFLALALMRSGQPRLAVPLAFLAGTLLSLCMEFLQIYLPRRVPSNLDLVLNAGGTLIGALLAALLERLGALSRWSAFRNQWLGEGGAGVLVLLALWPFALLFPAAVPFGLGQVLERIDDTLQDWLLNTPFEDWLPLGDFAMTPLSLVTEMLCVMLGLWIPCLLAYCAVRHMGRRALAGLLLVAAGVGVTALSAALSWGPAHAWEWVDLPVRLGVWGGLGLAVIALPASRRMCAVLLLLVLVLHLSILNQAPTNVYFAQTLQAWEQGRFIRFYGLGQWLGWLWPYVTLAYVVIRLSRRQQPA
- a CDS encoding (2Fe-2S) ferredoxin domain-containing protein, coding for MSDIQNQGRAGGYYQRHIFFCLNERPNGEDCCALHGAKAGFDHCKRKVKEEGLAGKGQVRVNKAGCLDRCAGGPVAVVYPEAVWYTFIDDSDIDEIVESHLKNGKVVERLVLPDSVGR
- a CDS encoding alpha/beta hydrolase codes for the protein MNSQTERLTLTGTAGAIEALRDAPQLVEGQSPKGVAIIAHPHPLFGGTMDNKVVQTLARAFVQCGYTAVRFNFRGVGASAGEYDAGKAELQDLLAVVQQVAPEGPIALAGFSFGAFVTSHALAQLWDQGRVQKAVLVGTAASRFEVAPVPAEAHDQTLVIHGEADDTVELSAVMDWARPQILPVTVIPQVGHFFHGQLPLLKSLVVRHLKSL